A stretch of the Polynucleobacter tropicus genome encodes the following:
- a CDS encoding GlcG/HbpS family heme-binding protein: MATKPYLTQVDVQKILDAANKHAAANNWAVTIAVCDDGGHMLGLIRRDGCAPVSAYIAQEKARTAAMGKRESRVYEEIINNGRTSFLSAPHIAGMLEGGVNIEVNGFTIGAVGVSGVKSSEDAETAKAGIAAIL, encoded by the coding sequence TTGGCAACTAAACCTTACCTCACACAAGTAGATGTTCAAAAAATCTTGGACGCTGCTAATAAACATGCCGCTGCGAATAATTGGGCAGTGACAATTGCGGTTTGTGATGATGGTGGTCATATGTTGGGCTTAATTCGTCGTGACGGTTGCGCTCCTGTGTCTGCATACATTGCACAAGAAAAAGCGCGTACTGCCGCAATGGGTAAACGCGAAAGCCGTGTTTACGAAGAGATTATTAACAATGGCCGTACTTCTTTCTTATCTGCTCCGCATATCGCTGGCATGTTAGAGGGTGGGGTCAACATCGAGGTAAATGGGTTTACCATCGGCGCAGTCGGCGTTTCCGGCGTTAAATCGTCCGAAGATGCTGAGACCGCTAAGGCCGGCATTGCGGCCATTTTGTAA